One Vicia villosa cultivar HV-30 ecotype Madison, WI linkage group LG5, Vvil1.0, whole genome shotgun sequence genomic window, TCTTCTCTTTGCTTTCTCTTTGACTCTTACATCTATAACCAATAATCTATGTTGGATAGTCAAACTCTCTCCCGAAATAACTTTATGGTCCAAGCAAGtattcttatctactcttctaataaaaaaagaaatctaTCTGATAACATGTCGCCCACTTTTATACGTGATAAGATGCGCATCTCTTTTCCTAAAACAAGTATTTGCAACAAGATCCAAAGCGGGCGAAAACTCCAAGATGAATTCACCCTTGACATTCACCTCCCATAGACCACCCCAACCATCATACACACTCTCAAAACCTCTTGCTACATTCCCTACGTGTTCATTTAAATTTCCTCCTAAAAAAACTTATCTCTTTGGGATATATAAGTGTTCTGCTAGTCCAACCTAAGATGCGTAAACACTAATAACATTAAAAGTGTATTCTACTTGTAACATATGCAAACAACAAAATTGAGTCTCTTATGTGTTTCTTCCATTCCACTcgttccattttattttatttgaaaatatacAAACATAACTTAGGCTATATTTAGATACGTTAAAAAGAACGAAGCAAAATGAAGCGGAACAAAGTAAAATAAAGTGGAGCAGAGTGAAATGAAATaaagatctcattatattatCCGAGTACTTTGTGACGAAACAAAACAATTTTATCATTCCGCTCAAATCAAAAGatacaaaaaataatgaaatacatTTCATCAGGTTCCGctcaattcaaacattttttttagttaatctaaacaataaaacataagtTTATTACATTTCATTCCATCTCATTTCAAttcattccatcaatccaaatgaCCCTTTAATGCATAAGCATGGTTTTAAAAATCAACAAGATTGGCAAACATGATTAGTACTTTCCTAGAAAAACAtgattattattataatcaaaaagaaaaaacaacaacaacaaaaacaatggGAAGAACAAAAAATGGAAGTAAGAATGTTATTTTGGCGGTAATAGACACAAATTCTGTTGCCTGTGCGTGCGTGTGTCCGAATCAAACAAGTGCGAGCGAATTGATCTGAACCATCATGAACAAGCCTCCCCGAGAAGATGACCGCAACAACACTCCTACTTCTCTCGACTCCAGATTCAGCCAAACCCTACGAAATGTTCAAGGGTGCGTGCGTTCTCTTCCTTTCCCTTCTCATTTTCACATAGATCTCGCGATTCACTCTTCGCTaaaatcaatttcaattcctcaattcACCATCTTCGCATTCAAttcgcttaattaataattaCGATTACATGTAATTACCTCTATTAGATtgattaattaatcaaaattgTGTTTTCCCCCTTTATTAGTTTGTAgataaaaaagtgatttttacaTGTAGCATTGGTTTTGGATTTAGTTATTGATAGCAATGTATGTTCCCTTTTTTTCATTAAGGCTACTCAAAGGTCGTAGCATGCCCGGTAAAGTATTGCTGAGCAAAAGGTCAGAGCCATTAGATAACGCTATCTCAAAGGTATCCTCAACGTTTTACAAAAGGAGTTACTCGCAGAATGATGCTGGCACGAGCGATCACCCATCTGCTGCAGTAGAGGTGATCTTAGTATCCTTGATTTGATTCTAACATTTCTTATGTGTCTCTATAAGATTGATGTGAATCACTTTACCAAGTGGGGACTTATAATTTTATTACAGGAGGAAGTTCAGAGTACAAGCAAATCAGCTAGTGTTGTTAATGTTAGTAAGTTGAAAATATCAACCTCCCTTGTGGAAAGAGATAACTTATCTGAAGATATTCGCAAATATACGATGGGCGCTAGAGCTACGGACTCAGCGAGAGTTACAAAGTTTACTAAAGTGCTTTCTGGACCAGTGGTTATATTAGGTATATTAACTTTCATTCTTTATTACTCCTACATGGCCAGATCCACTTATTGTAGTTGCTAGACAGTATGAATAATAATATCTTGATCTTATCTTAGAGTCTCTCAAATTATTTCTTAGGATTAGTTTTCacaattgtttatattttataattttttcataGTTTGAATTAGGGGATTAGTATTAGCTTAAATAAATCTTAGTATATAGTTTTGCATATCATCGACCTGTCCTAACAAACGCAATTTAacgtctttatttatttatttatttatttatttatttttcttccctCCTTTATCTAAAACTTTATAACTATAATATGTGTATTGTCTTGCATGTAAATCCGTGTTCTTAGATTAACGACCTGCATTATGGTTGCCTTAGCCTATTGACATTTTTAGCAGTAAGGTTCAAAATATTTGCTACAGAACTTAAGCCTTGCTTATGATATATGATATTGCTTGAACTTTATCCATTTCGTTTTTGGAAGCCTATTTTTGTCTATCAATGAAAACTATTTCTTCCTTGACAATTTGACATCCATATTATAGACAAATTGCGAGAATTAGCTTGGAGTGGTGTTCCAGATTATATGCGTCCTAAAGTGTGGAGACTCCTCTTGGTAAGCTCCATGGACTTTCAGCTATTTTGCTTGCACTAGTTTATGCTCTGATCATAGCTCTCTGTCATATGAAACATGTTAATGAGGAACTGTTGAGCTCATTTAACTTGATAAGACAAGTagattcttattttatttaatgatgTCTTAGCATAAGAATTTTGTTTATTGAGGCTGAGCTATGGAATTATTCTCTCATAAGAGACCTTGATGCTGGCCACATACGTGTTTTGCAACAAAATTATATGGGAAATTTTAGAAAAGAAGAATATAGTGTATTTGTCATATAGAAAATCATTAAGGGGTCAAACTAATTGACATCCCATCACACCTTCTTACAGACAACATTTTGTCTTCCTGGAAATTTAAAGATAAACTGACAACAGGGATATGAACCACCTAATTCAGATAGAAAGGAGGGAGTTCTGAGAAGGAAGCGTGGAGAGTATCTTGACTGTATTTCTCAGTATTATGATATTCCTGCTTCAGAACGTTCGGATGACGAGGTCACCATGCTTCGCCAGGTATTCTCAGCGCTAATATATTCCTATGTTGATTATTTTGTGAAGATGGCATTTTTTTTTGACAGCTTCCATTGTATGTTTGTTAGATTGCCGTTGATTGTCCAAGAACTGTACCTGATGTTCCTTTCTTCCAGCAACAGCAAGTTCAGAAATCATTGGAACGTATTCTTTATGCATGGTAAGATATTTTTTGTTACCCATCTCTTGGCCCCACTATTCTTCCAGCAACCGTGTATAGTACTGAGTGATACTCTTGGTGAATCTTGGAAGGGGCATAGTCACTTATTTCCTTCTAGAAATGGTTTGGTTTTACTTATATAATTTCCCAATATTGTCAGGGCCATTCGACATCCTGCAAGTGGATATGTTCAGGGGATAAATGATCTCGTTACACCATTTTTAGTTGTTTTTATATCAGAATACTTAGAAGGAGGTATAGATGATTGGTCCATGTCTGATTTATCTTCCGACAAAATCTCTAATATAGAGGCTGACTGCTACGGGTGTTTGTCAAAGTTGCTTGATGGTATGCAAGACCATTACACATTTGCACAACCTGGAATTCAAAGgcttgtttttaaattaaaggaaTTGGTCAGGAGGATTGATGGTACACTTTTTTCCaaggccttttattttcctttaagcATTACAATAATTTCATGAACTTAAATGCCTCACCACCTATTTATGGATTTCATACCATTGATATtctccagttctcatttctattttcaAATAGTGTTCTTAATTCTAAATTctagtaatattaataattagtttAAGTTTTCCGAGTAAAAGTACTCTAATATTATGGCCAGTTGAttaggagaaagagaagaatgtGAGCTCTTGAAGCTGAGAACATATAACTTATCAGACTAAGAAATACTGTTATTCAACCCTCATAGGCAATGTAAAAGAGATACTGGAAAATTGTTGTTCGCATTCTAGGTTTGAAGCATTTGTTGTTGCCACTCTATATTCTGATTGAAACTCTTTAATgtatgactagtgagtaagtatCCTATCTGGTGTTCTTTTTGAAGTAATTTGTTTGTGTGTTCATTTTGAAGTAATTTTTCTGGACAGAGGAGTATAATCTGTTTGGGTGCCACAAGGGCTTGAaaggttcaataaaatatttcacTCAATCTTTTTAAACGTAAACTTTACTATCATATTTGCCTTTATCTTATTATCCATTGGTTAAAGATACATAACTCATTATTATGAATTAATAAACTTGATCATTATTTTTTTGctgtattattaatattattcataTATCTTCAAATATAATCTGATCTGATGATCCCTGTTGAAACTTTTGAGCTGCACCAGAGCCTGTTTCACAACATATAGAGGATCAGGGACTTGagtttcttcaatttgctttccGCTGGTTCAACTGTCTTCTAATCCGCGAGGTTTGTCCTGGCCGTTTTTCCCTTATAAGTAGGATAATTTGAGTCATTTTGGACAAAGTTTCCAGAAGCACTTGTGGAAAATGAAATATTATGTCTTATAATAACTCAGTTTTTTAAATAGTAGCTTCATTTATAACCGTATGAACTGAAATTAGTTATGCAGCTCAATTGCAGCTCAATTTTTCAGATGTTTTCTCTTTTAACTTGTCAATAAACATATACAAGATTATTTTTGGAAATGATGAaccataaaattattttaaacgaGAACCTCTCGTTAagttaaaaaataacttaaaatgtATCTTTCTCAAGAGTAACATTGTATGTGTCATTGATAAAGTGACTGAACGGTAAAATGGACTATGATAAACATGGGTTGATTTATGCTTTTACTGAGGCTAATGTCTGAATGTATAACTAGATACCATTTGAGCTCATCACACGCCTTTGGGACACGTATCTAGCTGAAGGAGATGCCTTACCAGACTTCCTCGTGTATATATTTGCCAGTTTCCTTCTAACGGTGAGCTAGCTTACTCTGGCCTttttactaaaataatatatttgaattagAATTCATCTATTAGTCATCTTGATTATAAATGGTATTTGTTGGTCTTGTTAATATGTAGTTTTTACCTCTTCTGCTACGTGCGGCTGATAATGCTAAAACCGAATTCAAGTTTTGTTTGCTATAAAACCAATTTGTCATTTGCTTTCACGCCACCTTCTGTATCTGGATGTTTTCACCATGCATTTAACACAGATATACTTGTATTTCCTAATTGTCTCTATCTGCTtcgacacacacacacacacacacacacacacttgttaGGCATTTCTTTTTGTTGTATTTCACACGGTTGCTTAGATTATTAACACATTCTTCTTACTTTTTACCGATGATTAGTATGTAGAAACTAGAAACTGATTTTTCtaaatgtatatatattttttctttagtGGTCAGACAAGCTACCGAGCTTGGAATTCCAGGAGTTAGTAATGTTCCTTCAACACCTTCCAACTCAGAACTGGACTCACCA contains:
- the LOC131602078 gene encoding GTPase-activating protein GYP1-like; its protein translation is MNKPPREDDRNNTPTSLDSRFSQTLRNVQGLLKGRSMPGKVLLSKRSEPLDNAISKVSSTFYKRSYSQNDAGTSDHPSAAVEEEVQSTSKSASVVNVSKLKISTSLVERDNLSEDIRKYTMGARATDSARVTKFTKVLSGPVVILDKLRELAWSGVPDYMRPKVWRLLLGYEPPNSDRKEGVLRRKRGEYLDCISQYYDIPASERSDDEVTMLRQIAVDCPRTVPDVPFFQQQQVQKSLERILYAWAIRHPASGYVQGINDLVTPFLVVFISEYLEGGIDDWSMSDLSSDKISNIEADCYGCLSKLLDGMQDHYTFAQPGIQRLVFKLKELVRRIDEPVSQHIEDQGLEFLQFAFRWFNCLLIREIPFELITRLWDTYLAEGDALPDFLVYIFASFLLTWSDKLPSLEFQELVMFLQHLPTQNWTHQDLDMVLSRAFMWHSMFNNSPSHFSS